A genomic region of Streptomyces sp. R33 contains the following coding sequences:
- a CDS encoding alpha/beta fold hydrolase → MTLLQVHDYGGDGPQLVLLHGYGRSFADWDASAVLLNAGHRVLAVDLPGHGHSPGISPWTIPAVVRHIAHALDAHGVPEAVVVGHSLGGVVAVEYARANPGRARAAVNLDGFWWGREYPGADRVSEGLLASAGTIAPPEYIDEKVINSARFGIPADRAAAAARAAARPLPDGTWQTLPERAEALEIFDELHRIFALGVTPWLDGVDFPLLLVQAGRQLPPAPGMEWFGEFSARFAQGVSEELATLTRTRPTIIVNRIDATHLMNMETPEAVATLVAGFVRGLPG, encoded by the coding sequence ATGACACTCCTACAAGTTCATGACTATGGGGGCGATGGCCCTCAACTGGTTCTACTGCACGGTTACGGACGGTCGTTCGCCGACTGGGACGCCTCGGCTGTCCTCCTCAACGCCGGGCACCGTGTCCTCGCCGTCGACCTTCCCGGGCACGGCCACTCTCCCGGTATCTCCCCCTGGACCATCCCCGCCGTGGTGCGGCACATCGCGCACGCACTCGACGCGCATGGCGTGCCGGAGGCTGTTGTGGTGGGCCATTCCCTCGGCGGAGTGGTCGCGGTCGAGTACGCCCGAGCGAACCCGGGCCGTGCCCGTGCCGCCGTGAATCTCGACGGCTTCTGGTGGGGACGCGAGTACCCCGGCGCCGACCGGGTGAGTGAGGGGCTGCTGGCGTCGGCCGGGACCATCGCGCCACCCGAGTACATCGACGAGAAGGTCATCAACTCCGCCCGGTTCGGGATTCCCGCCGACCGTGCGGCGGCCGCCGCACGCGCGGCCGCACGCCCGTTGCCCGACGGCACGTGGCAGACGCTGCCGGAACGGGCGGAGGCGCTGGAGATCTTCGACGAACTCCACAGGATCTTCGCGCTCGGTGTCACCCCATGGCTGGACGGGGTCGACTTCCCCCTGCTGCTGGTCCAGGCCGGCCGACAGCTACCGCCTGCGCCTGGCATGGAGTGGTTCGGCGAATTCAGCGCCCGGTTCGCACAAGGGGTATCCGAGGAGCTGGCCACGCTCACCCGCACCCGGCCGACGATCATCGTCAACCGGATCGATGCCACCCATCTCATGAACATGGAGACTCCAGAAGCGGTGGCGACGCTGGTCGCCGGGTTCGTTCGAGGGCTGCCCGGCTAA